The Polyangium spumosum genome includes a window with the following:
- a CDS encoding vWA domain-containing protein: MRVFAFRTSIPFALVTLVLFVLGCAPAASPPGARDPNAIRVEVALGSPVLLANGDSTVYAVLRISTSTRPARERGPVNVALAIDTSGSMEGEAIAAARRASLEVIDALKDGDRLAVVVFHSKAEVLVPSTELDAEVRAEARRRIAAMEARGTTEMAGGLQTALDEVLSNVNPNGVNRVVLLGDGIPNQPANLEYTAKRAADRGVAITTLGLGLDYDEMLMGKLADLSGGRYRYIETADKLAGFFREELDRLDLVYGRNAAVALTPGPGVRIDAIVGGETISPGHARAYLPLGDITRGDSRDVVVRMTVTPRKADVPIELLDAVLTFDDALEQAGRLERRLYLGARTTLDEAEVARAKNPAVELSAALAEASATTLQALELGKQGAYLRARGLLEKGAAAALAQSKRTPSAELEKLAANMTSVAKDMPEADRPAPKSPSSGYEYEFSDDSMAAPMPAEAPSVVRKRKEVHQKAVEALH, from the coding sequence ATGAGAGTTTTCGCGTTTCGCACGTCGATCCCCTTCGCCCTCGTCACCCTCGTCCTCTTCGTCCTCGGCTGCGCGCCGGCCGCCTCGCCTCCCGGCGCGCGTGATCCGAACGCGATCCGCGTGGAGGTGGCGCTCGGCTCGCCCGTGCTGCTCGCGAACGGGGACAGCACGGTCTACGCCGTGCTGCGCATCTCCACGTCCACGCGCCCCGCGCGCGAGCGTGGCCCCGTGAACGTCGCGCTCGCCATCGATACCTCGGGCTCGATGGAAGGCGAGGCGATCGCCGCCGCGCGGCGCGCGAGCCTCGAGGTGATCGACGCGCTGAAGGACGGCGACAGGCTCGCGGTCGTCGTGTTTCATTCGAAGGCCGAGGTCCTCGTCCCTTCGACCGAGCTCGACGCCGAGGTCCGCGCCGAGGCGCGGCGGCGCATCGCCGCGATGGAGGCCCGCGGCACGACCGAAATGGCGGGCGGGCTCCAGACGGCGCTCGACGAGGTGCTCTCGAACGTGAACCCGAACGGCGTGAACCGCGTGGTGCTGCTCGGCGACGGGATCCCGAACCAACCGGCGAACCTCGAATACACGGCGAAGCGCGCCGCCGATCGTGGCGTCGCCATCACGACCCTGGGCCTCGGGCTCGATTACGACGAGATGCTCATGGGCAAGCTCGCGGACCTCTCGGGCGGCAGGTACCGCTACATCGAGACCGCCGACAAACTGGCTGGTTTTTTCCGGGAGGAGCTCGATCGCCTCGACCTGGTGTACGGCCGAAACGCCGCGGTCGCGCTGACGCCCGGCCCGGGCGTGCGGATCGACGCGATCGTTGGTGGTGAAACGATCTCCCCGGGCCATGCCAGGGCCTACCTGCCGCTCGGCGACATCACGCGTGGGGACAGCCGCGACGTCGTCGTTCGAATGACGGTGACGCCTCGCAAGGCGGACGTGCCGATCGAGCTGCTCGACGCGGTGCTCACCTTCGACGACGCGCTGGAGCAGGCGGGTCGGCTGGAGCGGCGCCTGTACCTCGGCGCGCGCACGACGCTCGACGAGGCCGAGGTCGCGAGAGCGAAGAACCCTGCCGTCGAGCTCTCGGCCGCGCTCGCCGAGGCGTCCGCGACCACGCTCCAGGCGCTCGAGCTCGGCAAGCAAGGCGCCTACCTGCGCGCGCGCGGGCTGCTCGAGAAGGGCGCCGCGGCGGCCCTGGCGCAGTCGAAGCGCACGCCGAGCGCCGAGCTCGAGAAACTCGCGGCGAACATGACCTCGGTGGCCAAGGACATGCCCGAGGCCGACCGACCCGCGCCGAAATCGCCCTCCTCGGGGTACGAGTACGAATTTTCGGACGACTCCATGGCCGCGCCGATGCCCGCGGAGGCCCCCTCGGTCGTTCGCAAACGCAAAGAGGTGCACCAGAAGGCCGTGGAGGCCCTCCATTGA
- a CDS encoding dienelactone hydrolase family protein — translation MPIELDGFSRESFTHEGATRDVYRRGSGPGVVVMSEMPGITPQVMRFAERVAAEGFTVFMPQLFGTPGRPLSFPYAITELTRACISREFAVLAAHESSPLVDWLRALCRHVHAELGGRGVGAIGMCITGNFALALMVDPVVAAPVLSQPSLPLGLGAARRAGMHISDRDLAAVKERCAAGAQVLAMRFTHDPLCPGERFVSLRKALGPALESIEIDSGPQNPWGIPRRAHSVVTSDLVDEAGHPTRQALDRVLAFFGERLRES, via the coding sequence ATGCCCATCGAGCTCGACGGCTTTTCGCGTGAATCTTTCACCCACGAAGGCGCGACCCGGGACGTCTACCGCCGCGGAAGTGGCCCCGGCGTCGTCGTCATGAGCGAGATGCCCGGCATCACGCCCCAGGTGATGCGCTTCGCCGAGCGGGTCGCCGCGGAGGGTTTCACGGTGTTCATGCCGCAGCTCTTCGGCACGCCGGGACGACCGCTCTCCTTTCCTTATGCAATCACCGAGCTCACGCGGGCGTGCATCTCACGCGAGTTCGCGGTGCTCGCGGCCCATGAATCGAGCCCCCTCGTCGACTGGCTGCGCGCGCTCTGCCGTCACGTCCACGCGGAGCTCGGCGGGAGAGGCGTCGGCGCAATCGGCATGTGCATCACCGGCAATTTCGCGCTCGCGCTCATGGTGGATCCGGTGGTCGCGGCGCCGGTGCTCAGCCAGCCATCGTTGCCGCTCGGACTCGGCGCGGCTCGCCGCGCCGGAATGCACATCTCGGATCGTGACCTCGCCGCCGTGAAGGAGCGATGCGCGGCCGGCGCGCAGGTGCTCGCCATGCGCTTCACGCACGACCCGCTCTGCCCGGGCGAGCGCTTCGTGTCGTTACGCAAGGCCCTCGGCCCCGCGCTCGAATCCATCGAAATCGACTCGGGCCCGCAGAACCCCTGGGGCATCCCGCGGCGCGCCCATTCCGTCGTGACGAGCGACCTCGTCGACGAGGCCGGTCACCCCACGCGACAGGCGCTCGACCGCGTGCTCGCCTTCTTCGGCGAGCGCCTGCGAGAATCGTGA
- a CDS encoding carbohydrate ABC transporter permease: MKVRATAKRVAFGLCVFCLLVYLVFPFGWALVSSFKTNAELFATPARFWPAHPTLEHYRHVLANDDFLRAALNSVFVACSVTLVSLAIGALSAFALGRYRFRGRSLVLYVVLSMTLFPQIAVLGALFQLVNALGLYNRLPALTLTYLVFTLPFTVWVLTGFLEAVPIEIEEAAIMDGASPLQLFAKIMLPLAAPGMVTTGLLSFIAAWNELLFALSFMQTPDKRTVTYAILSFSATTSSAFEVPWGQMMAASVLVTTPLVVLALIFQRRIIAGLTAGAVKG; encoded by the coding sequence ATGAAGGTCCGGGCCACGGCGAAGCGCGTCGCGTTCGGGCTCTGCGTCTTCTGTCTCCTCGTGTATCTCGTGTTTCCTTTTGGCTGGGCGCTCGTGTCCTCGTTCAAGACGAACGCCGAGCTCTTCGCGACGCCCGCGCGGTTCTGGCCCGCGCACCCGACGCTCGAGCATTATCGCCACGTGCTCGCGAACGACGATTTCCTCCGCGCGGCGCTGAACAGCGTCTTCGTGGCCTGCTCCGTGACGCTCGTCTCCCTCGCGATCGGCGCGCTCTCGGCGTTCGCCCTCGGCCGCTACCGATTCCGCGGCCGCAGCCTCGTGCTCTACGTCGTCCTCTCGATGACGCTTTTCCCCCAGATCGCCGTCCTCGGCGCGCTCTTCCAGCTCGTCAATGCGCTCGGCCTCTACAACCGGTTGCCGGCCCTCACCCTGACGTACCTCGTCTTCACGCTGCCATTCACCGTCTGGGTGCTCACCGGGTTCCTCGAAGCCGTGCCGATCGAAATCGAGGAGGCGGCCATCATGGATGGCGCGTCTCCGCTCCAGCTCTTCGCGAAGATCATGCTCCCGCTCGCGGCCCCCGGGATGGTCACGACGGGGCTGCTCTCCTTCATCGCCGCCTGGAACGAGCTCCTGTTCGCGCTCTCCTTCATGCAGACCCCGGACAAACGGACCGTGACCTATGCGATCCTCTCGTTCTCCGCGACGACGAGCTCGGCCTTCGAGGTGCCCTGGGGGCAGATGATGGCCGCGTCCGTGCTCGTGACGACGCCGCTCGTCGTGCTCGCGCTGATCTTCCAGCGACGTATCATCGCGGGCCTCACCGCGGGAGCGGTCAAGGGCTGA
- a CDS encoding carbohydrate ABC transporter permease, whose amino-acid sequence MSTTMGGAKETKNLAGSRAKRRARVAWAFLSPALVVTAFVALYPLVQTLYLSLTNTRLGSEEPARFVGLSNYVELVHDGFFLDALLLTVLFAVLTVILELALGLGIALLLDARFKGRSAMRAAMLVPWAIPTAVSTQMWKWMYNDVYGVFNDILVDRLGLVSEPIAFTADPRTSLAAAVLVDVWKTTPFVALLLLAGLQLIPRELYEAARVDGATRLQAFTRITLPLLRPALLVALVFRTLDALRVFDVFYVMFGSRPDMQTLATYAHEILVSISDVGYGSAVSTAIFLVIAVFIGIYIALFRGREA is encoded by the coding sequence ATGAGCACGACCATGGGCGGCGCGAAAGAAACAAAAAATCTCGCGGGGAGCCGCGCGAAGAGGCGCGCCAGGGTGGCGTGGGCGTTCCTCTCGCCGGCCCTCGTCGTGACGGCGTTCGTGGCGCTGTATCCGCTCGTCCAGACCCTGTACCTGAGCCTCACGAACACCCGGCTCGGCAGCGAGGAGCCGGCTCGGTTCGTGGGTTTGTCGAACTATGTGGAGCTCGTCCACGATGGGTTTTTCCTGGACGCGCTCCTCCTCACCGTGCTCTTCGCCGTGCTCACCGTGATCCTGGAGCTCGCCCTCGGCCTCGGCATCGCGCTGCTCCTCGATGCTCGTTTCAAGGGTCGCTCCGCGATGCGCGCGGCGATGCTCGTCCCCTGGGCGATCCCCACGGCGGTGTCCACGCAGATGTGGAAATGGATGTACAACGACGTCTACGGCGTCTTCAATGACATCCTCGTCGATCGCCTGGGGCTCGTCTCCGAGCCGATCGCGTTCACCGCGGACCCGAGGACGTCGCTCGCCGCGGCCGTGCTCGTGGACGTCTGGAAGACGACGCCGTTCGTCGCATTGCTCCTCCTCGCAGGGCTGCAGCTCATCCCGCGCGAGCTCTACGAGGCCGCGCGCGTCGACGGCGCCACGCGCCTCCAGGCCTTCACGCGCATCACCCTGCCGCTCCTCCGGCCCGCCCTGCTCGTCGCGCTCGTGTTCCGTACGCTCGACGCATTACGCGTTTTCGACGTCTTCTACGTGATGTTCGGGAGCCGGCCCGACATGCAGACGCTGGCCACGTATGCCCACGAGATCCTCGTCAGCATCTCCGACGTTGGATATGGATCGGCAGTCTCCACCGCGATTTTCCTCGTCATCGCCGTCTTCATCGGCATTTACATCGCGCTCTTCCGCGGGAGGGAGGCATGA
- a CDS encoding ABC transporter substrate-binding protein, whose translation MGERGEQTRRSFLAAAAALPLSALIHGCRGAPSSDAEGALDLPEVSAPPPPVPGAARHAGARLVYYAESVGIGAAIDRVLARRFALDTGAVVDVVLRPRDATETYAGYQRLFQARSADVDILSLDVVWPGIFAPHLLDLGEALGGLAATHLEAAIRNDTVEGRLVAMPYFTDFGMLYHRTDLLQKYGFVAAPATWDELESMARRIQEGERARSRSFAGFVWQGKAYEGLTCNALEWIHSHGGGTILEGREPTVENPRAARALARFHRFVGTISPIGVTGYEEEDARNVFQGGNAAFMRNWPYAYAAGNMKGSSIEGRFDVAPLPREPGHESSATLGGWTLGVSRYSRFPDAAIDFVGYLCSPEVQRFRALVGGYIPTIPAVQRDPDVARVLPFLERVRGSTLIARPSSQAGARYNEVSIAFYQGVSKALYGTDPEEALSQIARRIRRSLR comes from the coding sequence ATGGGCGAGAGAGGCGAGCAGACGCGACGTTCCTTCCTCGCGGCGGCGGCGGCGCTCCCGCTCTCTGCGCTGATCCACGGTTGTCGGGGCGCGCCCTCCTCGGACGCCGAAGGGGCCCTGGATCTCCCCGAGGTCTCCGCGCCGCCGCCGCCCGTCCCGGGCGCCGCGCGGCACGCGGGCGCGCGGCTCGTGTATTATGCGGAGTCGGTCGGTATCGGCGCCGCCATCGATCGTGTCCTCGCGCGGCGGTTCGCCCTGGACACGGGCGCCGTCGTGGACGTCGTCCTGCGCCCGCGTGACGCCACCGAGACCTACGCGGGCTACCAGCGCCTCTTCCAGGCACGCTCCGCCGATGTGGATATCCTCTCGCTCGACGTCGTATGGCCTGGCATTTTCGCGCCGCATTTGCTCGACCTCGGAGAGGCCCTCGGGGGCCTCGCGGCGACGCACCTCGAGGCCGCCATCCGGAACGACACCGTGGAGGGGCGGCTCGTGGCTATGCCTTATTTCACCGATTTCGGCATGCTCTACCATCGCACCGATCTGCTCCAGAAGTACGGATTCGTGGCGGCCCCGGCGACGTGGGACGAGCTCGAATCGATGGCGCGGAGGATCCAGGAGGGGGAGCGCGCGCGCAGCCGCTCGTTCGCCGGCTTCGTCTGGCAGGGCAAGGCGTACGAGGGGCTCACCTGCAATGCGCTCGAGTGGATCCATTCGCACGGAGGAGGCACCATCCTGGAGGGCCGCGAGCCCACGGTCGAGAACCCCCGGGCCGCGCGGGCCCTCGCGCGTTTCCACAGGTTCGTCGGGACGATTTCGCCGATCGGCGTGACGGGATACGAGGAAGAGGACGCGCGCAACGTGTTTCAGGGAGGCAATGCGGCCTTCATGCGCAACTGGCCATACGCGTACGCGGCGGGGAACATGAAGGGCTCCTCGATCGAGGGGCGCTTCGACGTCGCGCCGCTCCCGCGCGAGCCCGGCCACGAGAGCAGCGCGACCCTGGGCGGATGGACCCTCGGCGTATCGAGGTATTCACGCTTTCCCGACGCGGCGATCGATTTCGTGGGCTACCTCTGCTCGCCCGAGGTGCAGCGCTTCCGGGCGCTCGTCGGCGGATACATCCCCACGATCCCCGCGGTGCAGAGGGATCCGGACGTCGCCCGGGTCCTGCCTTTCCTCGAGCGCGTCCGGGGGTCGACGCTGATCGCGCGGCCCTCGAGCCAGGCGGGGGCGAGGTACAACGAGGTGTCCATCGCCTTTTATCAAGGCGTGAGCAAGGCGCTTTACGGGACGGACCCCGAGGAGGCGCTCTCGCAGATCGCGCGGCGCATCCGGCGCTCGTTACGCTGA
- a CDS encoding diacylglycerol/lipid kinase family protein, whose amino-acid sequence MPAPTHLLVANPMAQSGRNAARIDRALRLLRAAGLGARLLPTEPGGKTVQAVRDALAEEPYRCVIAMGGDGTFREVAEGLLESPRRDAVTLGMLPAGTANNHGLSFGLRAGEGALDRNVRVLVIGRETRLDAGNLEAQDGAGRTVARATFFDSVGYGIGAAVIAARNVDRHRARRLGAAALYRDELVYGGALLRTLLSAPRTDVDCVAEVAADECRYEARLTELLIRGTPVYAGGWVVDPTARHDDGLFEVIPFPTRRDWLLRATLGLSLGPLARARLVAPDAPPGTRRSARIDIHFRVAEGDAPPPCQLDGEEFPRHERASIEVLPRVLRLIVPAAARGTDR is encoded by the coding sequence ATGCCGGCGCCCACGCACCTCCTCGTCGCGAACCCGATGGCCCAGAGCGGGCGTAATGCGGCGCGAATCGATCGCGCATTACGCTTGCTTCGCGCGGCGGGGCTCGGGGCGCGCCTCTTGCCGACCGAGCCCGGCGGGAAAACCGTGCAGGCGGTGCGAGACGCGCTCGCGGAGGAGCCGTATCGATGCGTCATTGCCATGGGCGGAGACGGGACGTTTCGCGAGGTCGCGGAGGGGCTGCTCGAGAGCCCGCGGAGGGACGCGGTGACGCTCGGCATGCTCCCCGCGGGGACCGCGAACAACCACGGCCTGAGCTTCGGGCTGAGGGCCGGTGAGGGCGCGCTCGATCGTAATGTCCGCGTGCTCGTCATCGGCCGGGAGACAAGGCTCGACGCGGGAAACCTCGAGGCGCAGGACGGCGCCGGCAGGACGGTCGCGCGCGCGACCTTCTTCGACTCCGTGGGTTATGGCATCGGCGCGGCGGTGATCGCGGCGCGCAACGTGGACCGCCATCGGGCCCGGCGCCTCGGGGCCGCGGCGCTGTACCGCGACGAGCTCGTTTATGGTGGCGCCTTGCTCCGTACCCTCCTCTCTGCTCCGCGCACGGACGTCGATTGCGTGGCCGAGGTCGCCGCCGACGAATGTCGATACGAGGCGCGGCTCACGGAGCTCTTGATTCGAGGGACACCCGTGTACGCAGGCGGTTGGGTGGTGGACCCGACCGCGCGCCACGACGACGGCCTGTTCGAGGTGATCCCCTTTCCCACGCGGCGCGATTGGCTCCTGCGCGCCACGCTCGGCCTCTCGCTCGGGCCCCTCGCGCGCGCCCGGCTCGTCGCCCCCGATGCGCCCCCGGGGACGCGGCGGTCCGCGCGGATCGATATCCATTTCCGCGTCGCGGAAGGCGACGCTCCCCCGCCTTGTCAGCTCGACGGCGAGGAGTTCCCTCGCCACGAGCGGGCTTCGATCGAGGTCCTCCCTCGCGTGCTCAGGCTGATCGTCCCCGCTGCTGCCAGGGGAACCGACCGCTGA